In Leptolyngbya sp. NIES-2104, the genomic window AAAAATCTTCTCTAAAACATGTCGCTTGATTGAAACGGTAGAAGTTCGATGCCCGATCCAAGTTCTGCGGTAAAGAGTACTAATTTTTGAAAAGCCGAGATCGCGAGTACGATCGTAACAAGCAGCGAGCCGTTCTTCGTTGCCAAAAAGCTCTGCACTCGTAAATAAAAAATCGCAGTCAGGATGATTTTTGTAGAATGTCAATGCAGTTTCAATATAAGTTTTTGTATACAAGTCATCCGCATCTAGAAAAAGGAGAATTTCACCTGTTGAGGCATCGAATCCAGCTTGAAATGCAGAAAGTTGCCCCTCGTTTTTATCTTTCAGAATTAGGTGAACTTGATCAGATTTAGCTTTTAGAATTTCAGCAGATTGATCAGAAGAACAATCATCGACAACGATAATTTCATCAGCAGGAATCGTTTGATTGAGTGCGCTATCGATCGCTTCGATCACATAATTTTGATAGTTATAATTATTAATCAAAATCGAGGTTCTCATCGCAGCAACTCCTTGACCCAAGATCGGAGTGACTTCTTAGAAAAATTGCCTTGACGAATATCAGACCGAATATACGATCGTAGAATACTCAATTCAATGTCTCTCTCAGTTAAAACTCCAGCTTCTAGCGCTTCTCTAAAGTATTGAAACCAGAGTTCACCGAATGGATGATTGTGAGCTTTCCAGGGTTGGGTGTAGAGATTTGTATAATGAATCAGTTTTGTTTCAGAATTGCAGAAATCAAACTGATTCCAATTCGGATCAAGTTCAGCGATCGAGAATGAATGATACTGTAGAAATCGAGCATTCATTTGATTGAAATCAGAATAACTGTAGAGGTTTTGATCGATTTCTGCACAGTAATTCTCTAGATCAAATCGACAGCGATCGCAGTCAATCAACATAACACTCAATCCCCAAGCATCGTTCGCTTCTCGCTTTGCAAGAAAATCACTTTCATGCAATTCAGTTTCAAATAATTCCGCAATGTCGGTTAAACAAATCGTATCAGAATCTAGATAAATTGCGCGTCCTTGATGTTTGCAAAGTTGCGGAATTAAATAACGATATAAACTAAACTCGGTTACGTTTTGATATTTAATTTTAAGCGACATTGGAGCTAGAAATGGCTCATCGTCGTTTCGCTCGATCGCATTATGAGTTCCATTCAATACGTAAATATCTAATTCGCGCTGAGTATGTTTTTGCAGCGAGTAAATCAAGACTTTCCGCTCAACTAAGCTGGCTTCTCCTGAACCAATAAAAACGCGAATCGGATGAGTCATACCGAACCTCCGACGATACTCCACGCTTTACGAATTCGATTCGTGTCTAAAACGGCTAATGTGTCTCGTGGTGTTGAAATAAACTGATAGCCAAATTCTTCAAGATATTGGCGGCAAGCTGCTTGGTCTGACTGACTAAGATGTTTATGTTCGTAAAGCACGATCGACGGACTAAACCTTCTAAAATCAATGAGCTTGATAATCTCAAAATCATATCCTTCCGTATCGATATGAATCACATCAATTTCACGAACATCATATTTATAACAAAGCTGTTCAAAGGTTTGGCAAACGACATTGCAAGAGATTAATCTCTCTTGTAAATCAGGAATCCATTGTTCATGTTTTAAGATTGTCGGAAGTGAAAATGACCCAAGCTGGCTATACCATTCAGGCGCATTTTCATCTTGTCTCAAATAGTAGAATTTCTGCGCGTTGCTTTCTTTGGCAATCGCGCTATTCTCCAAAGCAATATTAGGAAAATCTCGAAAATTCTTCTCTAACTTTTCAAACACATATCGAACAGGTTCAACCTTAATTCCTGACCAATTCCATTTCAAAATGAATCCGTAAATTGGATCGCCATTGATCCCATCATTCGAGCCGATTTGAATAAAAGAGGGTTGATGATTGAGCGAATAAGTATAAAAAATGCAATCGATCGGATCTTGAAATGCAAAATATCTTAGAAACGGCGATCGCACAATTTTCCAAGGACACCTTTTTCTCAGAATTTGACGAATTCCCATACGCTACAAACTCCGCCATTCTGCTTTAGTCAGAATCTTACATTTCTTCGGTAGCCCAATCTGCCCCGTTCCGAAAAAATCTCCGCCTTCAACTACGATCGACACTGCATCTTGAATATAATCCAGCACCTCAGATTCTCGATAAGCAAAATAGATGGGCAACCGGTAAGTTCCATTCGCCAAAGGCAAATTGTTCAGCCTACATCGAACAAACCCTGACTCTGAATTCAACACAACATTACTATCAGTGAAATTTGTTCTGAGTAATAAGATTGTTTGCCCTTGATCATCTAAAACCGCAAAACTTACAATCACATTGTCTAACGGTTTTCCTGAATCATTCACATAGCCAAATTCAAAATCATAATTAAATCCAGATTTCAGCGTTTCAACTTCTTTTCCAGCAGTATCTAAGACTCGAAAATTTGAGACTTTCACTCTACCCGATCCCGTCCGATCGCGTCGTTCTAATAACGGAATTTTGCTCATCAACTGATCAGAATGCTTCGAGTAAACCTCGATCGCTTGTTGCACGTTCCCGTTAAACACAACGCTGCCGGACTCTAATACAATTCCTCGATCGCACAATGCGCTAATCGTCTGCATATTGTGACTCACAAACAAAACCGTCCGCCCTTCTTTGCCAACATCCTCCATTTTGTTCAAGCATTTCTTCTGAAACTGCACATCACCGACCGCTAAAACCTCATCCACAATCAAAACCTCCGGCTCTAGATGTGCCGCAACCGCAAACGCCAATCGCACATACATCCCCGACGAATAGCGCTTCACAGGCGTATCAAGAAACCGTTCCACCTCAGCAAACTCAACAATCTCATCAAACTTCCGCGCAATCTCCGATCGACTCATCCCCAAAATCGCACCATTGAGATAGATATTCTCGCGCCCCGACAGTTCCGGATGAAATCCCGTTCCCACTTCCAGCAGACTCGCCACTCGTCCCCAAATTTCGACCCTGCCGCGTGTTGGTTCAGTAATGCGGCTGAGAATTTTTAACAGCGTCGATTTTCCGGCTCCGTTGCGCCCAATAATACCAACTCGTTCGCCTTGATCGATCGTAAAAGACACCCCGTTCAATGCCCAAAACGCCTCCGATCGCATTCTTGGTTTACGCTGAACGATCGATTTCGCGGTATCAACGATCGCATCTCGCAGCGTCACCGTGTTCTGATGCGGCAGACGCGAGACTTGGTAACATTTCCCCAGATTTTCAACGCGCAGCATGGGCATCGATCGCACCTAGATAATATCGGCAAACGTTCTTTCAACGCCACGAAAATAATAAATTCCTGTCCACACAAATAGCAATATGACAATCAACGCTAAAACGAATCCTGGTAAATATAGCGCTTGATCATCATTGAGAATCGCCCAGCGAAACCCGTCGATCACACCCACCATCGGATTTAGCGAATACAATAATCGCCAGCGCTCAGGAATAATATCAATACTATAGCCAACTGGAGAAACGTATTGTCCAAGCTGAATCACAAACGGAATCACTTGAGCAACATCACGAAATTTGACATAAATCGAAGCAAACCACAATCCGAATCCAAACGCGGTTAATGCTGCCATCAACGTGAAAAACGGTAAACTAATGATTCGCCAAGATGGAACATACCGATACCAAATCATCAACGCCAGCAGCAATAGTCCAGATACAAGAAAGTCCACGAAATTTACCACGATCGCGCTGGCAGGAACAATCAGCCGCGGGAAATAGATTTTAGAAATTAAATTGGCATTGTTCACCAGACTGTTACTGGTTTGAGACAGTGAACTCGCGAAGAACTGCCAAGGTAAAAGAGCCGCCAATACCAAAATTGGATAAGGTGCCGTTCCTTGAGTTGGCAAGTTCGCAAGATTGCTAAAAATCACCGTGAACACAATCATTGTTAGAAACGGTCGAATGATTGCCCAAGCGATCCCGATCGCAGTTTGCTTGTACCGCACCAAAATATCGCGCCAGGATAAAAAATAGAACAATTCGCGATATTGCCACAAGTCCCGCCAGTATTGTTGTTCTGTCCGTCCCGCTTCAATCACAAATTTGGGTTTTGGCGATCGCTGCATTCTCGATGCTCCTCAATTTCCTGATCAAACGCTATCGTAAAAGAATGCAGATTCGACGATTTCAACGCTCAATTGGCAGCGTTACTCAATTTTTATCGATTTTTCGCTACTGTGGACGGGCGATCGAGCTTGTTTGGTCAACGAACCGCAGATTAACGATCGTGCTTGCATTGTTCACCTTGATCGGGGGTCTAGTTCCCGCGGCGATCGCGTATGTGGGGAAACTGATTGTCGATGCGGTTGTACTAGCGTCGAGAACAGGACTAGAAAGCGATCGCTGGATGGCACTTACTTATCTAGGGTTTGAAGCGCTCATGGTCGCGATTCAGTCCGGGAGTAAGCAAGGACTTGCACTCGTTCAATCGCTACTCAGAGTGTTGCTCGGTCAGAAAGTCAATGAACTGATTCTTGAAAAAGCACTGACGCTGAATCTGACGCATTTCGAGGATTCAGAGTTCTATGACAAAATGACTCGTGCTAGACGAGAAGCTTCGAGCCGTCCGCTGAGTTTAGTCGGTCGAACCTTCGGCATTGTGCAAGATTCGCTCACGCTGATTACTTACGGCGGATTGTTGGTTCGATTCTCGGTTTGGGCAGTTGTGATGCTGATGATTGCTGCTGTCCCTGCCTTTATTGCAGAAACTCGCTTTGCAGGTGAGGCGTTTCGATTGTTCCGCTGGCGCACCCCTGAAACTCGCGAACAGAACTATCTCGAATGGTTGATCGCAAACGAGTCACCCGCAATGGAAATTCGACTCTATCAGTTGGGCGGATTGTTGCTCGATCGATATCGCACGATCTTCCGCCGCCTGTACTCTGAAGACCGAGATCTCACCGTTCAGCGCGGCATCTGGAGCTATGTGCTTGGACTCGTTAGCTCTGTGGCATTCTATGGTGCGTATGTTTGGATTGTGTGGGAAACGATCGCAGGTCGAATCTCGCTCGGTGAATTGACGATGTATCTAGTCGTTTTTCGTCAAGGACAAGGCGCATTTGCTTCGATTCTCAGTTCGATCGGCGGCATGTACGAAGATTCGCTCTACCTTTCAAATCTCTACGAATTCTTAGGGCAAGAAATTCCGCGATCGCAAGGCAGCGCAACTCGTGGAATAGTTCCCGGTGATGGTTTGCGCTTTGAAGAAGTTACTTTTTACTATCCCGAATCCGACAAACCCGCACTCAATCAAGTCACATTCCATCTGAAGCCTGGGGAAAAATTAGCGATCGTGGGTGAAAACGGTTCCGGTAAAACGACATTGATCAAGCTCCTCACACGACTCTACACCCCCACTTCTGGACGAATTCTACTCGATGGTTTAGACCTTCAAGCCTGGGATATCGGAGCCTTACAGCGGCGAATTGGTGTGATTTTCCAAAACTTCATGCGCTACCAATTTAGCGTGGGGGAAAATGTCGGCGTGGGGGATGTTTTGAACTTAGACGATCGCGATCAATGGGTCATTGCTTCTGATAAAGGTAACGCGCTTTCCTTTATCAAAGACCTTCCAGAAACCTTTGATACGCGCTTAGGGCGATGGTTCAAAACCGGGCGAGAACTCTCTGGAGGACAATGGCAGCGGATTGCCTTATCCCGCGCCTTTATGCGAATTAGTGCAGATATTTTGGTGTTAGATGAACCGACTTCTGCGATGGATGCAGAATCCGAAGTGCAAATCTTCGATCGATTCCGCGAAATGACCCCGGATCAGATGGCGATCTTGATTTCCCACCGCTTTTCAACGGTTCGCATGGCAGATCGAATTCTCGTGATGTCTGCTGGTGGGGTCGTTGAGCAAGGCAGCCATGAACAATTAGTCAAATTGGGAGGACGGTACGCGCATCTATTCTCGATTCAAGCTGCTGGATATCAATAGCTATCGGTACAACCAAACCCGCAGCAATGACAATAACTGCTCTGTATCTACAGGTTTAGTAATATAGTCAGATGCGCCTGCTTCAATACATTTTTCTCGATCGCCCTGCATCGCCTTTGCCGTTAGCGCAATGATCGGCAGCGATCGAAATTGTTGCTGCTGACGAACCGATCGCGTCGTCTCATATCCGTCCATTTCCGGCATCATAATATCCATTAACACCGCATTGATATCTGGGTTCGCTTTCAGTGCTTCAATGCCTTCACGCCCATTCTCAGCGTAAAGAACTTCCATCTGGTGACGCTCCAGTAAGCTGGTTAATGCAAAAATGTTTCGGACATCATCATCGACAATCAGCACTTTCTTATTTGCCAACACCGAATCGACTTGATGTAAGTCTTCGAGAATTTGACGTTTTGGTTTGGGTAAATTGGCTTGAATCCGGTGCAGGAACAATGCAGTTTCATCCAATAAGCGCTCTGGCGATCGTACATCTTTGATAATGATCGTTTCTGCCAAACGCTTTAGTTGAGTTTCTTCGGGTCTTGTGAGTTCTTTTCCGGTGTAAATGATGATCGGAATTTTCGATAAAGCTTCGTCTTGTTTAATCTGCTCGATGAGGTCAAAGCCGCTCATATCCGGCAATCCCAGATCCATCACAACACAATCAATCTGTTGTGACTGTAGAGTCTTTAGAGCATCTTTCGCGGTGTAAGCTGCAATGCTCTTCACATCTCCATTGCCAATCAAATCGATGATGCTTTGAGCTTGCACCTGATCGTCTTCGATCACTAATAAGTTCTTCACTCGTCGATCGATAAACGTCTGAATCTCATCAAACAACTGATTGAGATCATCCGACGACACAGGTTTCTGAAGATATGCGATCGCGCCAAGCTGCAATCCGCGCTGCTTCTGATCATCGCTCGATAAAATATGAACCGGGATATGTCGCAGTTCTGGATCGTGTTTTAAGCGATCGAGGACTGTCCAGCCATCCATATCCGGTAGATGCAAATCGAGCAGAATGGCACGCGGTTTAAACTGTTGAGCTAGTGCAAGCCCGGTTTGACTTCTCAGCGCTGACAACACTTTGAAGCCTTGTTGACGTGCAATATCTGTGAGAATTCTGACGAAGTTCACATCGTCTTCGATGATCAAGAGAACGCGATCGCTCTGATGAATTGAGGCGCGATCGTCTGGAACTTCTGAAGGGAGATTTGGCGGCACCAACGGACGAGGAGCAACGGGAACAGAACTTGTGGTTACAGGTGCAACCGATCCCGGATCTGAAACTGCTATCTGAGGTAGGTAGAGCGTGAATGTACTTCCTTGATCGACTTCGCTACTCACTTGAATCGAGCCACCTAAGCGATGCGCTAATTCTCGACTAATCGACAATCCTAAGCCTGTTCCGCCATATTTTCGGCTAGTGGTACCATCGACTTGCTGAAACGCTTCAAAAATTAACTGCTGCTTTTCTCGCGGAATACCAATTCCCGTATCTTTCACCGCAAAGAAGATTTTTTGATCTGGCGTTGACCCGATTTGAACAGTTACACTGCCTTGCTCAGTGAACTTAAACGCATTCGCTAATAAGTTCTTGAGAATTTGCTGAAGTCGTTTGCTATCGGTCGAAATCACTTCTGGAGTCTGCGGATCACGCTCGATCGAGAAATCCAATCCTTTACCACTTGCAATCTGCCGGAATGAGCGATCGAGATTCATCTGCAAATCCGTCAGATTCAGCGGTTCAACATCAAGCGTAATCGTTCCCGATTCAATCTTGGCAAGATCGAGAATGTCATTGATCAAATTCAGCAAGTCATTACCCGAAGAATAGATCGTTCTACTATATTCGACTTGTTTTTCAGTTAGATTATGCTCGGCATTGTCGCTGAGAATCTTTGCCAGAATCAGCAAACTATTGAGCGGTGTTCTTAATTCGTGCGACATGTTCGCGAGAAACTCAGACTTGTAGCGAGATGAGATTTCTAGCTGTTCGGCTTTCTCTCGCAGTGCCAGCATTGCTTGATCGATTTCATCGTTCTTTTGTTCAACTTCGCGCTTCTGTGCTGCTAATAGTTCAGCTTTTTCTTCAAGCTCTTCATTCAGTTGCTGTAGCTCTTCGTTAGAAACTTTGAGTTCTTCTTGTTGTTCTTGCAAACGCAGTTCTGATTCTTCTAAGGCGCGGGCTTGTTCCTGAAGCTGACGATTACTCTGATGCAGTTCTTCCTGCTGGCTTTGCAGTTCTTCTGCCAGTGATTGGGATTCTTGAAGAAGCTGTTGAGTTTTCGCATCTGCCGCGATCGCTCTTAACACCACCCCGATCGTTTGCGCCAATCGATCGAGCAACGTTATCTGAAGTTCAGTGAATGCCTGAAACGATGCCAGTTCAATCACTGAAACGACATCGTTCTCAAACAATACAGGTAAAACAATCACGTTCAAGGGAGCCGCTTCTCCCAAGCCCGATCGAATCCGAATATAATCGCTTGGAACATGCGTTAAAAGAATGCGTTGTTTTTCTAAAGCACACTGTCCGACCAAGCCTTCACCTAAATGAAACTGATTCGAGAGTTGTTTGCGCTCTTGAAACGCATAGCTACTTAAGAGCTTTAACACCGGAGCCGATTGCTCTGCATCCATCACATAGAATGCACCATACTGTGCACCTACGAGCGGTGCTAAATGCGACAACATCAACCGCGAAACCGTTTCTAAACTGCGCTCTCCCTGAATCAGATGCCCGAATTCGGCTAGATTGGTTTGCAGCCAACTTTGTCGATCGCTCTTTTCCAAGCTCACTCGCAAGTTCTCAACCATCTGATTGAACGATCGCGTTAGAATCCCCACTTCATCTTGGCGATCGAGCGCTGGCAGTTGTGCCGATAAATCTCCATCTGCGATCCGTTCTGCCGTTTGTGACACTCGATCGAGGGGTTTGGAGATGTGACGATTCAGCAGAAATGCCAGCACTGCAAGCACTGCAAATCCTAATGGAATTCCATACAGCAAGCTATTGAGCGTATTTTGTCCAGCGAGACTGGCGGCGTTCGATCGCTGGTCGAGCAAAATTTGTTCCCGCCCTTTCATTTGAGTGATGATGCTTTCAATCTGTTTCATCACTGGAATGGCATTCGGAATCGAGTCGGTACGAATTGATGCTTGAAATCCTTGAGTATCTCTTACTTTTAGCCGCTGTTCCATAATGGACATTCGTTGATCAATCAACGGCTTTAACTGTTCAAGGCTTCGCTGTTGGGCGGGATTATCTGAGGTAAGCTGCCGAACTGAAGCAACTCTCTGATCAAGCACGGATCGAGCCGTATTGTAGGGAGCCAAAGACTGAAGATCGGGTCTTAGAAGATACCCTCGCTGAGCGCTTTCCGCGTCTTTAATTACAGAATAAATTCCGTCTAGCTCATCTAGAACCCGGTAGGTATGTGCGACCGACTCAGAAGTATCAATCAGTTGCCGCGTTCCTCGATATGAAATAAACCCGATCGCTGCGAAAACCGCCAACCCAATCCCAAAGGTCGCACCGATCTTTGTGCCAATTCGTAAGCGTTTCAACATTTCTGATTCATATCGATCGTGCGTCCGATGATGATTGTCTAATGCACAGCAAAATCGATACATCTAGCCACAGACAGAGGGATGAGATTGTCTCATCCCTGAGCCTTTATTCGGGCTTGAATTCAAGCGCGACACCATTCATGCAGTATCTCAATCCAGTCGGGCGAGGACCATCTTCAAAGACATGTCCCAGATGTCCACCACATTTTGCACAATGAACTTCGACCCGCGTCATAAAGAGCGATCGATCGACGTTCGTTTCGATCGCTTCTTCTAATGGCGCATAAAAGCTGGGCCAACCTGTGCCACTGTTGAATTTCGTTTCAGATGAAAACAGAGGCGTTCCACAACCTGCACAGGCGAAGGTTCCTTTACTATATTCCTTGTCGAGTGGACTCGTTCCCGCCCGTTCTGTCCCGTGTTGGCGTAACACTCGAAACTGGTCTGGGTTGAGTGTTTCTTTCCACTCATCTTCGGTTTTATTAATCTCAAACTGATTGTTTTGAGTGTTCATCGTGGCAATATTTTTTCTATTGTTTCTTTCTTAATTTTAACAAATTTCCCCCGAAAGCCAGAAGTAAACCGAAGTCCGATCGCGCTCTTTATGAAGTGATTTATTTCGAGTATCGTTATGTTCAAAAGACTTCTAGGATTGCTCGGTGTGTTGCTGCTCGGTTTTGGGTTGCCTGCAAATGCGGCTCCGTTTGGGGCGGATGAAAATTTTGTCACGGCTGCGATCGATAAAGTGGAAGCAGCGATCGTTCAGGTGAATGTGTCTCGTAATTTGGGCGGAGAAGTACCGGGAGCCTTAAGACCGTTTTTAGGAAATCCTCAAAACGGCGCATCTTCACGAGTGTTACGGGGATTAGGTTCGGGCTTTGTCATTGATCAGAACGGCAAGGTTTTGACCAATTCGCATGTCGTCGATAATGCGGACACCGTGACGGTTTCATTTCAAGATGGACGAGTGTTAGAAGGAAAAGTGTTAGGCAAAGATCCGGTGACAGATGTCGCGGTGATTCAAGTGCAAGCGGATAACTTACCGACTGTGAGGCTGGGAAATTCAGATAATGTGCGTCAGGGACAATGGGCGATCGCGATCGGGAATCCGCTAGGTCTGCAAGAAACGGTGACCGTGGGCGTAATTAGTGGAACTGAGCGATCGAGCGTTGATATTGGGGTGCCTGATAAGCGGGTCGGATTTATTCAAACCGATGCGGCAATCAATCCCGGAAATTCAGGAGGTCCTTTACTGAACGCGAATGGTGACGTGATTGGAATCAATACCGCCATCATTCAAGGAACGCAAGGATTAGGATTTGCAATTCCGATTAATACGGCTCAAAAGGTGGCACAGCAATTAATTGCAACCGGAACCGCAACCCACCCCTATATCGGTGTGCAATTGGTAGCACTCGATCCGAATGTGAAGGATTTTATTAATCGTGCGCCGAATAGCAAGATGAAAGTAGAAGACGATCGCGGAATTTTAGTTGTGGGAGTGGGTCGCGGAACTCCAGCCGCCAAAGCAGGATTGAAAGCCGGAGATGTCATTCAATCGATCGACGATCAGCCGATTCAGAATGTGAAAACGATTCAGCAATTGGTTGATGACGCGGGAGTTGATGGCAGATTGACGATCGAGGTGAAACGCAGCGATCGAACGGTGGCATTAACGATTTCACCGGAACAATTACCTGCGGTTGAAACGCAATAAATCGAATTGCCCGACGATTTCCATCCAACGATTTCGCGTTTACCCAACGCCGTAGAGACGCGAACACGCAGTGCAGCGAAGCTCCTAATCGCGTCTCTACCAGGGTTTTTGTGATCGCCAAATTTCTAATTACCGTAATTCCGCCGCCGCCTGTGCGATCGCGCCTAATTGCAATCCGGGCGGGTAGGCTCCTTCTTCCTTAATTTGTTTGATCGCCGCATCCGAAATTCTCAAATTCATCTTCAGCGCGATCGCTTTTACAATATCGCCCCGATCAATCACACCCGAAACGGCTCCCGCTGGCGATAACACCGTCACCCGCGCCAAACTCTGGTTCTCCAACATCTGGATAATTTCAACGATCGAGGTCGATTCCTGCACCGTTGCAACTTCCGTCAACGGATGCACAATGTCCAGAAGCGTTCTCGTTTCCCATTCGCTCCGCTCGATCCGCTGAAGATCCTCAGCATTCACGACTCCCCGATATCGCCCATTCGATGCCGCATAATAAATCGGGGCGCGAACATCACTAATCAAATAATCATCCGCAAATTTCCGCAGCGGCATTCCCGCATCCAGCACCCGAAAATCACGAGTCATCGCATCTTCAGCCTTCACCTTCAGCATCGCTTCTTGCAGTTCTGTAATGCGATCGTAGGCACTCGCATTCTGCACTACAAACCAACCGATCAACGCTGCCCATAATCCAGTTCCAGCCCCTAAACCGGGCATTCTCACAAGACCAAACACAACCGCTGTACCCCAGACGATCGCGATCGTTCCCAAGAATCGACCGATTTTCGCGGCAGTCCGAATGCCTTTAATCTGGCTACCGGTCAGTTTCCAAACGATCGTTTTCAAGACCTGTCCCCCATCCAGCGGCAAGGCAGGGATCATATTAAACAGCGTCAACAGCAAATTAAGCGCCGCTAAATCTCGCACCATGACACTCAGCGGCATTTCTGTATTCGGAGCGAATACCGTGACCAGAGTCAGCAAAAGAAAGATTGCAAAGCTGACGGCTGGACCTGCGATCGCCACTTGGAACGCTTTGCCGGGAGTTTTCGGCTCTTGAGCGATCGAGGCAATTCCGCCAAAGAAGAACAGTGTAATCGACTGTACTTGAATGCCTTGAAATTTCGCCACCAAACTGTGACCTAATTCATGCAGCAGCACCGAGGCGAATAAAGCCAACGCCATTGCGAATCCTGTGCCCCAAGCTACCGGAGTGCCCCAGTCGGGATAGCGCACTTGCCACCGGAGGGCATTGCCCAAAGTGACAATCACAAGGATAAAAAACCAGGACGGGTCAATCAGCAATGGAATGCCAAAGAGTGACCCAACTCGCCAACCGGATTGCATGAATGGTTATTCCAAAAGCATCTATATCCAGCATAAGAGAAGAAAAGAATGTAGCGCGGGTGAGATAACCCAACCTCGCAAAAGTTTAAATTCAATTCAGCTTTCAGAGACTTTGGACAGTTCATCAGAGCGCGAAGCACTCATCGTCAGCGCATCGCCAGAAACAACGATCGTAGAATGAGGTGCTCTTAAAGACACCAATATACTCTTGACGACAACCGCGATCGGCACCGCAACGACAACCCCCAGCAATCCACCGACCCGCGCCCCCATCAAAATCGAGATGAATACCCAAACTGGATTCAGTCCGGTAAAGCTTCCCAAAACTCTTGGCATAATCAGATTTTCAATAATCTGCTGCACGATCAGCGCCGCAATTAAAACCTCTACACCCAATCCAATATCGCGCAGTGCCACCAGCAACGAAACAACCGCAATTCCAACCGAGCCACCGAATGGAATCAGCGCCATTGTCCCGATCGTCAATCCAAACAGTAATCCAAACGGAACGCGCAACGTGAGAAATATCACAGTCAGCACAAATCCCATCGAAGTCGATGAAATCAACTGACTAAAGAAGAAATTCTGAAAACTCAGGCGCAATGTTTCTGTGAATGAATCTCTGATGCGATCGGGCAACCATTCGACCAAACTTTCCCACAGTCGATCGCAATGCTGGAGTAAATAAAACGTGAGGACTAACGTTAATAGAAAATCAAGCAAACTCGTAACGGTAATGACCGCTAACCCAAGAATATCTCCGGCTAATCGCTGTAATTGAGTCTTGACCGGGGATGTGATTTGATCTGCCAACACATCGAGACTCACTGGAAATCCAGCTTTTTCAATTTGATCATTGAGTAGAATCAATTGTCGCTGTCCCGAATCGATCCAATCTGGCAATCGAATCACGAGTTGCTGAGCTTGCT contains:
- a CDS encoding glycosyltransferase family 2 protein; this encodes MRTSILINNYNYQNYVIEAIDSALNQTIPADEIIVVDDCSSDQSAEILKAKSDQVHLILKDKNEGQLSAFQAGFDASTGEILLFLDADDLYTKTYIETALTFYKNHPDCDFLFTSAELFGNEERLAACYDRTRDLGFSKISTLYRRTWIGHRTSTVSIKRHVLEKIFPIPYLEDWRIRADDCLCYGASIANAHKYYLNQPLVKYRVHGNNGHYGKLKTRSQSDLEQYDQALDRLFNFWMIKFSDAENLDQFADREFRSIPQPTQQEFDTFFSIIRCAHLSKLRKAIMLVSISLYFLRHRQ
- a CDS encoding glycosyltransferase, with translation MTHPIRVFIGSGEASLVERKVLIYSLQKHTQRELDIYVLNGTHNAIERNDDEPFLAPMSLKIKYQNVTEFSLYRYLIPQLCKHQGRAIYLDSDTICLTDIAELFETELHESDFLAKREANDAWGLSVMLIDCDRCRFDLENYCAEIDQNLYSYSDFNQMNARFLQYHSFSIAELDPNWNQFDFCNSETKLIHYTNLYTQPWKAHNHPFGELWFQYFREALEAGVLTERDIELSILRSYIRSDIRQGNFSKKSLRSWVKELLR
- a CDS encoding FkbM family methyltransferase, which codes for MGIRQILRKRCPWKIVRSPFLRYFAFQDPIDCIFYTYSLNHQPSFIQIGSNDGINGDPIYGFILKWNWSGIKVEPVRYVFEKLEKNFRDFPNIALENSAIAKESNAQKFYYLRQDENAPEWYSQLGSFSLPTILKHEQWIPDLQERLISCNVVCQTFEQLCYKYDVREIDVIHIDTEGYDFEIIKLIDFRRFSPSIVLYEHKHLSQSDQAACRQYLEEFGYQFISTPRDTLAVLDTNRIRKAWSIVGGSV
- a CDS encoding ABC transporter ATP-binding protein, producing the protein MLRVENLGKCYQVSRLPHQNTVTLRDAIVDTAKSIVQRKPRMRSEAFWALNGVSFTIDQGERVGIIGRNGAGKSTLLKILSRITEPTRGRVEIWGRVASLLEVGTGFHPELSGRENIYLNGAILGMSRSEIARKFDEIVEFAEVERFLDTPVKRYSSGMYVRLAFAVAAHLEPEVLIVDEVLAVGDVQFQKKCLNKMEDVGKEGRTVLFVSHNMQTISALCDRGIVLESGSVVFNGNVQQAIEVYSKHSDQLMSKIPLLERRDRTGSGRVKVSNFRVLDTAGKEVETLKSGFNYDFEFGYVNDSGKPLDNVIVSFAVLDDQGQTILLLRTNFTDSNVVLNSESGFVRCRLNNLPLANGTYRLPIYFAYRESEVLDYIQDAVSIVVEGGDFFGTGQIGLPKKCKILTKAEWRSL
- a CDS encoding ABC transporter permease, with translation MQRSPKPKFVIEAGRTEQQYWRDLWQYRELFYFLSWRDILVRYKQTAIGIAWAIIRPFLTMIVFTVIFSNLANLPTQGTAPYPILVLAALLPWQFFASSLSQTSNSLVNNANLISKIYFPRLIVPASAIVVNFVDFLVSGLLLLALMIWYRYVPSWRIISLPFFTLMAALTAFGFGLWFASIYVKFRDVAQVIPFVIQLGQYVSPVGYSIDIIPERWRLLYSLNPMVGVIDGFRWAILNDDQALYLPGFVLALIVILLFVWTGIYYFRGVERTFADII
- a CDS encoding ABC transporter ATP-binding protein — its product is MLLNFLIKRYRKRMQIRRFQRSIGSVTQFLSIFRYCGRAIELVWSTNRRLTIVLALFTLIGGLVPAAIAYVGKLIVDAVVLASRTGLESDRWMALTYLGFEALMVAIQSGSKQGLALVQSLLRVLLGQKVNELILEKALTLNLTHFEDSEFYDKMTRARREASSRPLSLVGRTFGIVQDSLTLITYGGLLVRFSVWAVVMLMIAAVPAFIAETRFAGEAFRLFRWRTPETREQNYLEWLIANESPAMEIRLYQLGGLLLDRYRTIFRRLYSEDRDLTVQRGIWSYVLGLVSSVAFYGAYVWIVWETIAGRISLGELTMYLVVFRQGQGAFASILSSIGGMYEDSLYLSNLYEFLGQEIPRSQGSATRGIVPGDGLRFEEVTFYYPESDKPALNQVTFHLKPGEKLAIVGENGSGKTTLIKLLTRLYTPTSGRILLDGLDLQAWDIGALQRRIGVIFQNFMRYQFSVGENVGVGDVLNLDDRDQWVIASDKGNALSFIKDLPETFDTRLGRWFKTGRELSGGQWQRIALSRAFMRISADILVLDEPTSAMDAESEVQIFDRFREMTPDQMAILISHRFSTVRMADRILVMSAGGVVEQGSHEQLVKLGGRYAHLFSIQAAGYQ